ATGCATTCGGACGACTGATATTGAAGACGTCGGCGACAACCGGCATTTAACTTTTTTTGAAATGCTCGGCAACTGGTCTTTAGGCGACTATTTTAAAAAGGAAGCGATTGAATGGAGCTGGGAATTTATGACGAGTAAAGAATGGCTCGGGCTTGATCCGAAAAGAATTTTTGTTACTGTATTCATGGGCAATGACGATTCTCCGATTGACGAAGAGTCGATTGGGCATTGGAAAAGGATGTACGAGAGCGTAGGAATGAAAGCTGATGTGTGCGATTATAATAAACCCATCGCCAGTAATGTGGATTATCGGATTTTTCCTTTGGCCACTAAAGATAACTGGTGGGGGCCGGCTGGCGAGACCGGACCGTGCGGACCTTGCTCGGAAATGTTTTACGACGTCCGTCCGGAGGCCGGGCCGCTTGAGCTGACCTTTGACGAAGAAGTTGACCGCGGAAGGATTATTGAAATCTGGAACGACGTGTTCATGGAATTCAATAAGACCGGACCGGGCAAATTCGAAAAACTGCCGGCCGCGAATGTTGATACCGGCATGGGGCTAGAGCGCACCCTGACTGTTTTAATGGGCAAAGCCAATGTTTTTGAAACCGAAATTTTCGCCAATGAGTTTAAAAGAATTTCCGAGCTGTCGGGAAAACAATACGGCCAATCAGATGAAATAAATAAAGCCATGCGGATTGTCGCCGACCATCTTAAAGCCGCGACATTCATAATCGGCGATGACAAAGGCATAACCCCGTCGAACGTCGGGGCCGGCTATATTGTCCGCCGTTTAATAAGACGGGCAGTGCGCTACGGAAAAATGCTCGGGATTACGGAAACCCCTTGGACTAAAGAAATTGCTAAAGTCGTGGCTCACGACCTGGGCGATATTTATCCGGAAATAAGGAAAAATATTGATTATGTAATTGAACAATTGAATGAAGAAGAAGCTAAATTTACAAAAACACTGGACAAGGGGCTTAAAGTAATGCAAGGGATAAAATGGAAAGAGATAAAAGAACTGGGTGACCGCGAAGACCCCGAAATTCTTAATAAGGCTAATGCAAAGATTGCGTTTGATTTATACCAGACTTATGGTTTTCCCCTTGAAATGATTGAAGAAGAACTATTTAAAGTAGGAATGTATATTGATGACAAAGAATTTAAATTACAGCTAGAAAAAGGTTTTAAAAAAGAATTAGAAAAGCACCAGGAGCTGTCCCGTACCGCTTCAGCCGGAATGTTTAAAGGCGGGCTGGCGGATGCCGGGGAACAATCAAGGAAATACCATACGGCCACACATCTTTTACTGGCCGCGCTAAGAAAAGTGCTGGGCGACCATATCTATCAAAAGGGATCGAATATTACCGCCGACCGTTTGCGCCTCGATTTTAATAATCCGGAAAAAATGACGGTGGAGCAAATTAAGCAAGTGGAAGACTTGGTAAATGAAGCGATTAAAAAAGATTATCCGGTCATAATGGAAGAGCTGACCCTGGATGAAGCCAAGCAAAAAGGCGCGCTCGGAGTTTTTGAATCCAAATACGGCGAACGGGTGAAAGTTTATACAATCGGGAAAGACGGGGACGTCTTTTCAATGGAAATCTGCGGCGGCCCGCACGTAGAGCATACCGGCGAGCTGGGGGTATTTAAAATCCAAAAAGAAGAAAGCTCATCCGCCGGAGTTAGGAGGATTAAGGCGGTTTTGGAATAAATTTTCATTTAAGCTCAAATATATAAATACCCGCTGTCTTCAGCGGGTATTTATATTGTCAAACGAATTTATAGCTTTAGGGCAGGATGGCATCTTGCGGCGCGACTCATCCATGTGATATGATTTCTTATAATATATGCTTCATAAGAGAATATTTACCATTTTTTTTCTCTTCACCTTTATTTTTCAGGGGACTTTTATTATTTTCAAGCCGGCTTTAGGAGCCGAAGAAATTCCAGCCGAACCAGCGGCCGGGGAGAGCGAGGCTGGCGCAAGCGATAATAATCTACCGCCGGATAATAATACTACCGAAAATAATGAAATTATTGGACTGGGAAATGAAAATCCAGATGGAGAAAGCAGTCCGGTTGACGCGGAGACTCCGGCTGATAATAATACCGAAAACAACGAAGCTGTCCCGGAAGCCGCTCCGCAAGAAGAAGCTTTAACTTTGGATGAAGATCCGGATTTGCCGGTTGATAGGAACGGCGAAAATACATTTTGCAAAAATTGCGACTTAAAGCAAACTAACGGCGCTCTAAATTACACCTACCATTTTGAAATTCCCAAAGGGAGAAACGGAATAGAGCCGGAAATTAATTTAATTTATTCCCAGCTAAACCGGGCGGCCGATTCGATTGCCGGTTACGGGTGGGAGCTGAATACCGGGGGATATGTTGAGCGGGAAAAAAGGAAGGGAATTGAAGACATATACAGCTTAAACGAATTCAAGCTGAATTTTAACGGCGGCACAAGCACCCTTTTACCGGTTGATTTAACCGACAGCACGCACGGCCAATACGGGGCTAAGGCCGAGGAAGCGTTTTTCAAGTATGAATTTTTAGATAACGATAGCTGGCTCGTAACCGATACCCGGGGAACTAAATATTATTACGGCCAGAGCGCCGGTTCCCGGCAGAATCCGACCGGCTATACTTATAAATGGATGCTGGATAAAATAGAGGATACTAACGGCAATTTTGTTAGTTTTTCTTATCATAAAGATTCGGGGCAAATTTATCCGGAAGAGATCGAATATACGAAGCATGGCGAAGAAGAGGGAAAATATTTAATCCGCTTTGAGCCCTTTGCAACAGGTACTTCCACTCCGGCCAGCAATTATTCATATTCAAGCGGAGCCGAAGTGAATACCCGCTATCGGGTCGATAAAATAACGGTTACGGTTATCGGGGAAAATAATGACGATCCCATTAAAGAATACCGGCTTGATTACGGAACCAAATCCTTAATCAGCTATGATTTTTTAACCTCTATCCAGGAGTTCGGCTGGAACGGAAGCGCCTTCGAAAGCCTTCCCGAAATTGAATTTGAATATAATGACGGAGGAACCGGCTGGGATTATTATAATAACAATTCCGGCTACCCTTTTGATATTAACCCGGTTTCACCTTATATTTGGGGAGATTTAAACGCTGACAGCTATGATGATTTTTCCCGGCTGGAAAGCGGCAAGACGGTGGTAAAGAGCTACTTGAATAATACCGGCGCTTGGTGGAATTACACGGATAACTGGCAAATGCCTTATGAGGAAGGCTTGTATGATCACCGGAATAACCTGCTTTTAGATATTAATAATGACGGATACGCCGATTTCCTAAGCTTTAATAATTATTCATTGCTTGATGTTTATATTAATAACAAAACGGACGATTGGGGCGGCCGGCAAAGCAGTTCGGGCTGGTACGCTTACTATCCTCCTAATGGCGCGGTTATCTACGCCGACGCTAACGCTGACGGATTGGCTGATACTTTTAGCTATAGCGGGTGCGGCGGGTCTACCTGCTATATAGCTCCTATATACAATAACGGGACAACCGGCTGGAGCGCTTCTGGCCAAGGGCCTGAAATCTACGAAAGCAATAATACCAGGCTTTTGGATTATAATAATGACGGCTTAAGCGATATTATCGAATGGAATAGCCAGCGAGCGGGAAAATTAATAACCCAAATCGGATCCGAAGACTGGAGAGAAGAAAGTTTTTTCGTGCCCGGACAAAACACTGATTATCTGGGAAATACCTTGCCTTTCATGTTCGCCGATATTAACGGGGACGGGCTTACGGATTTAATTACGCAGGGCGCAACGTCAACTGAAAAATTTTATTTCAGCAACGGCAAAAACGGCTGGTCCGAAGCCGGTGATGATTGGAGTGAAGGCCTTAATCCAATATATCCCGTTCATCACTGGTTTGTTGATCAAAATAATGACGGCTTTACCGATATTATAAGCAGTTCCCGGGAACTATA
This sequence is a window from Patescibacteria group bacterium. Protein-coding genes within it:
- a CDS encoding alanine--tRNA ligase, which translates into the protein MTSKELRQKYLDFFKSKGHAIIPSASLIPENDPTVLFTTAGMHPLVPYLMGEKHPLGKRIADCQKCIRTTDIEDVGDNRHLTFFEMLGNWSLGDYFKKEAIEWSWEFMTSKEWLGLDPKRIFVTVFMGNDDSPIDEESIGHWKRMYESVGMKADVCDYNKPIASNVDYRIFPLATKDNWWGPAGETGPCGPCSEMFYDVRPEAGPLELTFDEEVDRGRIIEIWNDVFMEFNKTGPGKFEKLPAANVDTGMGLERTLTVLMGKANVFETEIFANEFKRISELSGKQYGQSDEINKAMRIVADHLKAATFIIGDDKGITPSNVGAGYIVRRLIRRAVRYGKMLGITETPWTKEIAKVVAHDLGDIYPEIRKNIDYVIEQLNEEEAKFTKTLDKGLKVMQGIKWKEIKELGDREDPEILNKANAKIAFDLYQTYGFPLEMIEEELFKVGMYIDDKEFKLQLEKGFKKELEKHQELSRTASAGMFKGGLADAGEQSRKYHTATHLLLAALRKVLGDHIYQKGSNITADRLRLDFNNPEKMTVEQIKQVEDLVNEAIKKDYPVIMEELTLDEAKQKGALGVFESKYGERVKVYTIGKDGDVFSMEICGGPHVEHTGELGVFKIQKEESSSAGVRRIKAVLE